Proteins encoded within one genomic window of Xylophilus sp. GOD-11R:
- a CDS encoding site-specific recombinase, whose amino-acid sequence MSKRDLQSLLDTIDPQAPLADRHLWLIGLFEWIRGKSSNPQAAVSRVQLLLDALATQPSARLRLALWWHELVESVDATPLLADFGFAPRTAFFSEFADRMRRKLLPASPETVDSAELFPLALPEAFDAQWIAALDQHQLARIADLLSPPDLARLDGGTAVPVVVASPWQHTLLDAITYCAGQVVATGFSPELRLRMGDAARLARPFQGVMMDVEWLRMEVLRRPRDGEALAAAVHQLRERLDACRQAANSVYAHLEENGISVGLVFRLRQLRARLLRIRELLDCVLSESPPQAAARLLARLVLVGQERRSVRALVAANSSLLAAKVAERSAETGEHYITRDADSYRRMLRQAAGGGVLTAGTVIGKFCLVLLGLSAFWGGVWSSVLYAGSFVLIQLLHCTLATKQPAMTAPAMAARLRQIENQAGVERFVDEVTHLVRSQVAAVLGNVLTVFPVMLVLAWSIQAVSGQPLVRPAEAAHTLASLNVLGPTMFFAAFTGVLLFAASIIAGWAENWFVLHHLESAMRFNPAIIRVLGQARAARWAHFMREHISGFASNISLGVMLGMVPPLLAFVGVGLEARHVTLSTGQIAGAAVTYGLASVHMPAFWMCIAAIPLIGALNLTVSFALAFQLALRAQNVGSPARARIRGAIWRRLLRRPLTFFLPLGRDKSSAAPVPAATETLPPAAPSVPEAATTEPPPATEPAPPRKTAPAERIDPH is encoded by the coding sequence ATGTCCAAGCGTGATCTTCAAAGCCTGCTCGACACCATCGATCCGCAGGCGCCCCTGGCCGACCGCCATCTCTGGCTGATCGGTCTTTTCGAATGGATTCGCGGCAAGAGCAGCAATCCTCAAGCCGCTGTCAGCCGGGTGCAGTTGCTGCTCGACGCCCTGGCCACCCAGCCGAGTGCACGGCTTCGGCTGGCGCTCTGGTGGCATGAACTGGTGGAATCGGTCGACGCCACTCCGCTGCTGGCCGATTTCGGCTTTGCTCCGCGCACCGCCTTCTTCAGCGAATTCGCCGACCGCATGCGCCGCAAGCTGCTGCCGGCAAGCCCCGAGACGGTCGATTCCGCCGAGCTGTTTCCGCTGGCGCTGCCGGAGGCTTTCGACGCGCAGTGGATCGCCGCGCTCGACCAGCACCAGCTCGCCCGCATCGCCGACCTGCTGTCGCCGCCCGATCTGGCGCGCCTCGACGGCGGCACGGCGGTGCCGGTCGTCGTGGCCTCGCCCTGGCAGCACACGCTGCTCGACGCCATCACCTACTGCGCCGGCCAGGTCGTCGCGACGGGCTTCTCGCCCGAACTGCGGCTGCGCATGGGCGACGCCGCGCGGCTGGCGCGGCCGTTCCAGGGCGTGATGATGGATGTCGAATGGCTGCGCATGGAGGTACTGCGCCGCCCCCGTGACGGCGAGGCCCTGGCCGCCGCGGTGCACCAGTTGCGCGAACGGCTCGACGCCTGCCGGCAAGCGGCCAACAGTGTCTACGCCCACCTCGAAGAAAACGGAATTTCGGTCGGGCTGGTGTTCCGCCTGCGGCAGTTGCGCGCACGGCTTCTGCGCATTCGCGAACTGCTCGATTGCGTGTTGTCAGAGAGCCCGCCGCAGGCCGCCGCGCGCCTGCTGGCGCGGCTGGTGCTGGTCGGGCAGGAGCGGCGCAGCGTGCGCGCGCTGGTCGCGGCCAACTCCTCGTTGCTGGCCGCCAAGGTGGCCGAACGCAGTGCCGAGACCGGCGAGCACTACATCACCCGCGACGCCGATTCCTACCGCCGCATGCTGCGTCAGGCCGCCGGCGGCGGTGTGCTGACCGCCGGCACCGTCATCGGCAAGTTTTGCCTCGTGCTGCTCGGGCTGTCGGCGTTCTGGGGCGGGGTATGGTCGAGCGTGCTGTATGCCGGCAGCTTCGTGCTGATCCAGTTGCTGCACTGCACCCTGGCCACCAAGCAGCCGGCGATGACCGCGCCGGCCATGGCGGCGCGTTTGCGGCAGATCGAGAACCAGGCCGGTGTCGAGCGCTTCGTCGATGAGGTCACGCACCTGGTGCGGTCGCAGGTGGCGGCGGTGCTGGGCAACGTGCTGACGGTTTTTCCGGTGATGCTGGTGCTGGCCTGGTCGATCCAGGCGGTGAGCGGACAGCCGCTGGTGCGGCCCGCCGAGGCCGCGCACACGCTGGCCTCGCTCAACGTGTTGGGGCCGACCATGTTCTTCGCCGCCTTCACCGGCGTGCTGCTGTTCGCCGCCAGCATCATCGCCGGATGGGCCGAGAACTGGTTCGTGCTGCACCACCTGGAATCGGCGATGCGCTTCAACCCGGCCATCATCCGGGTGCTGGGCCAGGCGCGCGCGGCGCGTTGGGCGCACTTCATGCGCGAGCACATCTCGGGCTTCGCCTCCAACATCTCGCTGGGCGTGATGCTGGGCATGGTGCCGCCGCTGCTGGCATTCGTCGGAGTTGGACTGGAAGCTCGCCACGTGACCCTGTCCACCGGCCAGATCGCCGGCGCGGCCGTCACCTACGGACTGGCCAGCGTGCACATGCCGGCGTTCTGGATGTGCATCGCCGCGATTCCGCTGATCGGCGCCCTCAACCTGACGGTGAGCTTCGCCCTCGCCTTCCAGCTGGCCCTGCGCGCGCAGAACGTGGGCAGCCCGGCGCGGGCACGGATCCGGGGCGCGATCTGGCGTCGGCTGCTGCGTCGGCCGCTCACCTTCTTCCTGCCGCTGGGGCGTGACAAGAGCAGTGCCGCACCGGTGCCGGCCGCCACGGAAACCCTGCCGCCGGCAGCACCGTCCGTGCCAGAGGCGGCCACCACGGAACCGCCCCCGGCCACCGAGCCCGCGCCGCCCCGCAAGACCGCGCCCGCCGAGCGCATCGACCCGCACTGA
- the apaG gene encoding Co2+/Mg2+ efflux protein ApaG, with amino-acid sequence MPNYQFTVAVAPQYLPDRSAPEDQLYGFAYTITITNTGDIPAQLIARHWIIRDTQGRSEEVKGLGVVGQQPLLQPGESFRYTSGCQLRASSGTMHGTYFCVAEDAHRFEVPIPLFVLEADAPAGTDGPRVLH; translated from the coding sequence ATGCCGAACTACCAGTTCACCGTGGCCGTCGCGCCGCAGTATCTCCCCGACCGCTCCGCGCCCGAAGACCAGCTCTACGGGTTCGCCTACACCATCACCATCACCAACACCGGGGACATACCGGCGCAGCTCATCGCGCGCCACTGGATCATTCGCGACACCCAGGGCCGCTCCGAAGAGGTCAAGGGCCTCGGCGTGGTCGGCCAGCAGCCGCTGCTGCAGCCGGGCGAATCGTTCCGCTATACCAGCGGCTGCCAGCTGCGCGCCTCCAGCGGCACCATGCACGGCACGTATTTCTGCGTGGCCGAGGACGCCCATCGCTTCGAGGTGCCGATTCCGCTCTTCGTGCTCGAAGCCGACGCCCCCGCCGGCACCGACGGCCCCCGGGTGCTGCACTGA
- the rpe gene encoding ribulose-phosphate 3-epimerase yields the protein MSADRPYRIAPSILSADFARLGEEVSNVVAAGADWIHFDVMDNHYVPNLTFGPMVCQALKPHAKTPAGVPVPIDVHLMVKPVEALAAAFADAGADLISFHPEASEHVHRSVQAIRSRGVKAGLVFNPATPLDVLDWTIEELDLILIMSVNPGFGGQSFIDSALRKIEAVRKRIEASGKDIRLEVDGGIKPDNIARVAGAGADTFVAGSAIFGKPDYKAVIDSMRAALRS from the coding sequence ATGAGCGCCGACCGACCCTACCGCATCGCCCCCTCCATCCTGTCCGCCGACTTCGCCCGGCTGGGCGAGGAAGTCTCCAACGTCGTCGCCGCCGGCGCCGACTGGATCCATTTCGACGTGATGGACAACCATTACGTGCCCAACCTCACCTTCGGTCCGATGGTCTGCCAGGCGCTCAAGCCGCACGCCAAGACGCCCGCCGGCGTGCCGGTGCCGATCGACGTGCACTTGATGGTCAAGCCGGTGGAGGCGCTGGCGGCCGCTTTCGCCGACGCCGGTGCCGACCTGATCAGCTTCCACCCGGAGGCCAGCGAGCACGTGCACCGCAGCGTGCAGGCCATCCGCTCGCGTGGCGTGAAGGCCGGGCTGGTGTTCAACCCCGCGACGCCGCTCGACGTGCTCGACTGGACGATCGAGGAACTCGACCTGATCCTGATCATGAGCGTCAACCCGGGCTTCGGCGGCCAGAGCTTCATCGACTCGGCGCTGCGCAAGATCGAAGCGGTGCGCAAACGCATCGAGGCCAGTGGCAAGGACATCCGCCTGGAAGTCGACGGCGGCATCAAGCCCGACAACATCGCCCGTGTCGCCGGCGCCGGCGCCGACACCTTCGTGGCGGGCAGCGCGATCTTCGGCAAACCCGACTACAAGGCGGTGATCGACTCGATGCGCGCCGCGCTCCGGTCCTGA
- a CDS encoding catalase, with protein sequence MVQSRNSARGKTKTVASAADKVQQLQAYVDEPAQLLTTNQGLQIPDNHNSLKAGLRGPTLLEDFILREKITHFDHERIPERVVHARGAAAHGHFQVYKALSEYTTAQFLNDTEARTPVFVRFSTVAGSRGSADTARDVRGFAVKFYTQEGNYDLVGNNMPVFFIQDAIKFPDLIHAVKPEPHNEIPQAASAHDTFWDFASLMPETTHMLMWAMSDRALPRSYRMMEGFGVHTFRMVNGRGESHFVKFHWKPKLGVHGLAWDEAQKISGKDPDFHRRDLWESIEKGHFPEWELGLQIMSQDKASSLGFDVLDATKLIPEEMVPVIPVGKLVLDRNPDNYFAETEQVAFHPGHLVPGIDFTSDPLLQGRLFSYTDTQLSRLGGPNFHEIPINRGVCPVHNFQRDGMHRQTIGRGQVSYEPNSLAAGAEFRVDGGLQGFHSQPDDTVEPPKVRRRSPSFDDHFSQATLFWNSMTPAEKEHIVAAFRFELGKVATVAVRQRMVNNLAHVDARLAKRVAANLGIEPPDAKAATGQAGFRNVRFELPIEQSAALSMAPRPDKGGIHTRKVAILAADGVDVVSLRPVQQALTDAGAECMVLASHLGAVATSGGRRLEVVATVKAMPSVMFDAVIVAGGRESADALAKMGDAVHFVLEAYKHCKPVCAIGEGVALLSLLGISAGTGKGGLVNHPGVVLGESGSEAGPQTAQELIAAMLVHRHWDRPDIESVPA encoded by the coding sequence ATGGTGCAATCCAGGAACAGCGCGCGCGGCAAGACCAAGACGGTGGCGAGCGCTGCCGACAAGGTCCAGCAATTACAGGCCTACGTGGACGAGCCGGCCCAGCTGCTCACCACCAACCAGGGCCTGCAGATTCCCGACAACCATAACTCATTGAAAGCCGGCCTGCGCGGCCCGACCTTGCTAGAGGATTTCATCCTCCGCGAGAAGATCACCCACTTCGACCACGAACGCATTCCAGAACGCGTGGTGCATGCGCGCGGCGCGGCGGCGCACGGGCATTTTCAGGTCTACAAGGCGCTGTCGGAATACACGACCGCCCAGTTCCTGAACGACACCGAGGCACGTACGCCGGTGTTCGTGCGTTTCTCCACCGTCGCCGGCTCGCGCGGCTCGGCCGACACCGCGCGCGACGTGCGCGGCTTCGCGGTGAAGTTCTATACCCAGGAAGGTAACTACGACCTGGTCGGCAACAACATGCCGGTGTTTTTCATCCAGGACGCGATCAAATTTCCGGACCTGATCCACGCGGTCAAGCCCGAGCCGCACAACGAGATCCCGCAAGCCGCCAGCGCGCACGACACCTTCTGGGATTTCGCCTCGCTCATGCCCGAAACCACCCACATGCTGATGTGGGCGATGAGCGATCGTGCCCTGCCGCGCAGCTACCGCATGATGGAAGGCTTTGGCGTACACACCTTCCGCATGGTCAACGGACGCGGCGAATCGCACTTCGTCAAGTTCCACTGGAAACCCAAGCTCGGCGTGCACGGTCTGGCCTGGGACGAGGCGCAGAAGATCTCCGGCAAGGATCCGGACTTCCACCGTCGCGACCTCTGGGAGTCGATCGAGAAGGGCCACTTCCCGGAATGGGAGCTGGGCCTGCAGATCATGTCTCAGGACAAGGCATCGTCGCTGGGCTTCGACGTGCTCGACGCCACCAAGCTGATTCCCGAAGAGATGGTGCCGGTGATCCCGGTCGGCAAGCTCGTGCTCGACCGCAATCCGGACAACTACTTCGCCGAAACCGAGCAGGTGGCCTTTCACCCGGGTCACCTCGTGCCGGGTATCGACTTCACCAGCGACCCGCTGCTGCAGGGGCGGCTGTTCTCGTACACCGACACCCAGCTGTCGCGCCTGGGCGGGCCCAACTTCCACGAGATTCCGATCAACCGCGGCGTCTGTCCGGTGCACAACTTCCAGCGCGACGGCATGCATCGCCAGACCATCGGGCGTGGTCAGGTGTCCTACGAGCCGAACTCGCTGGCCGCCGGCGCCGAGTTTCGGGTGGATGGTGGCCTGCAGGGTTTTCACAGCCAGCCCGACGACACGGTGGAGCCACCCAAGGTGCGCCGTCGCAGCCCGAGCTTCGACGACCATTTCAGCCAGGCGACGCTGTTCTGGAACAGCATGACGCCCGCGGAAAAAGAGCACATCGTGGCCGCCTTCCGTTTCGAGCTGGGCAAGGTTGCGACGGTGGCGGTGCGCCAGCGCATGGTCAACAACCTCGCGCATGTCGACGCACGACTGGCCAAGCGCGTCGCGGCGAACCTCGGCATCGAGCCGCCGGACGCCAAGGCGGCAACCGGCCAGGCGGGTTTTCGCAATGTGCGCTTCGAGTTGCCGATCGAGCAATCGGCCGCGCTCAGCATGGCGCCGCGCCCGGACAAGGGTGGCATCCACACACGCAAGGTGGCGATCCTGGCCGCAGACGGCGTTGACGTGGTGTCGCTGCGGCCGGTGCAGCAGGCGCTGACCGATGCCGGGGCCGAATGCATGGTGCTCGCGTCGCACCTGGGGGCGGTTGCCACATCCGGTGGGCGGCGCCTGGAGGTCGTCGCCACCGTCAAGGCGATGCCTTCGGTCATGTTTGACGCGGTCATCGTCGCCGGCGGGCGCGAGAGTGCGGACGCGCTGGCCAAGATGGGTGACGCGGTGCATTTCGTGCTGGAAGCCTACAAGCATTGCAAGCCAGTTTGCGCGATCGGGGAGGGCGTTGCACTGCTGTCGCTGCTCGGCATTTCGGCCGGGACGGGCAAGGGCGGGCTAGTCAATCATCCGGGCGTGGTGCTGGGCGAGAGCGGATCGGAAGCGGGGCCGCAGACGGCGCAGGAACTGATCGCGGCGATGCTGGTACATCGGCACTGGGATCGGCCGGACATCGAGTCGGTTCCCGCCTGA